A single region of the Drosophila takahashii strain IR98-3 E-12201 chromosome 2R, DtakHiC1v2, whole genome shotgun sequence genome encodes:
- the apt gene encoding uncharacterized protein apt isoform X5 produces the protein MVNKQYSATDLEAFMKIAANWQNSNHNLLEGVDLKTEMTQYMNSPSMNMYKKRERTQNWNHQEKKYLLDLCRKDMRIIENKRLDAGLTAVKNKAWKIIHQKFSNQFGTDRTCNRLKEQWRRMKACTRNEILDYNNRLARFGAEVADRKKPSPFTFEVWDFMQEAKKACKSEALDGIDYSKIPLALEEGFEYRDDYKFNADEHDMDDSSRTPPQELCDVDIKEEENNETFNETFNNHHLSQSDIHGSGERLSVSPNHSISRNGIHEAESPATVSAAAALDASGAFLPGGGADMSGFQANFNMNNISATLEALNALRSGQFPSAAAAAAAAIQQHQAQAMHHQHNNNNNEDDEDNLKPLAKRQRTNSGSVLGSEDQPANLTSALPPSSDCQALERSSSSSNGVAIAGTAASSSSANNNCELRMFMDMQSKEHMMRMKILEVQLQAAKHSRDLVEINKTLALQKLQELASKRLPS, from the exons ATG GTCAACAAACAGTATTCGGCCACCGATCTGGAGGCTTTTATGAAGATCGCCGCCAACTGGCAGAATTCCAACCACAACTTGCTGGAGGGCGTCGACTTGAAGACGG AAATGACACAGTACATGAACAGTCCATCGATGAACATGTATAAGAAGAGGGAACGCACCCAGAACTGGAACCACCAGGAGAAGAAATACCTGCTCGATCTGTGCCGCAAGGATATGCGCATTATCGAGAACAAAAGATTGGATGCCGGTCTGACGGCTGTGAAGAACAAGGCCTGGAAGATTATCCACCAGAAGTTCTCCAATCAATTTGGCACCGATCGCACCTGCAATCGTCTCAAGGAACAGTGGCGACGCATGAAGG CTTGCACTCGCAATGAGATCCTGGACTACAACAATCGCTTGGCCAGATTCGGAGCCGAGGTGGCCGATCGCAAGAAGCCATCGCCGTTTACCTTCGAGGTGTGGGATTTCATGCAGGAGGCCAAGAAGGCTTGCAAATCGGAGGCCCTGGACGGCATCGACTACTCCAAGATTCCGCTCGCTTTGGAGGAAGGCTTTGAGTATCGCGACGACTACAAATTCAATGCCGACGAGCACGATATGGATGA caGCAGTCGCACTCCGCCGCAGGAGCTGTGCGATGTGGACatcaaggaggaggagaacaACGAGACCTTCAACGAGACCTTCAACAATCACCATCTCAGTCAGAGCGACATTCATGGCAGCGGCGAGCGTCTGAGTGTGTCGCCCAATCACAGCATCAGTCGCAACGGGATCCATGAGGCCGAGAGTCCTGCCACAGTTTCCGCAGCGGCTGCCTTGGATGCCAGCGGTGCCTTTCTGCCCGGCGGAGGAGCCGACATGTCCGGCTTCCAGGCCAACTTCAACATGAACAACATATCCGCCACGCTGGAGGCTCTGAATGCCCTGCGATCTGGCCAGTTTCccagtgcagcagcagcggccgcGGCTGCCATTCAGCAGCATCAGGCACAGGCCATGCATCACCagcacaataacaacaacaatgaggaCGACGAGGATAACTTAAAGCCACTGGCCAAGAGGCAGCGCACCAACAGCGGCAGTGTGCTGGGCAGCGAAGATCAGCCTGCAAACCTGACCTCTGCTCTACCACCTTCCTCGGATTGTCAGGCCCTGGAGCGttcgagcagcagcagcaatggaGTGGCCATCGCAGGAACAGCGGCCAGCTCCTCCAGTGCCAACAACAACTGCGAGCTGCGCATGTTCATGGATATGCAGAGCAAGGAGCACATGATGCGCATGAAGATCCTGGAGGTGCAGTTGCAGGCGGCCAAGCACAGTCGCGATCTGGTGGAGATCAACAAGACGCTGGCGCTGCAGAAGCTGCAGGAGCTGGCCAGCAAGCGACTGCCCAGTTAG
- the apt gene encoding uncharacterized protein apt isoform X1, producing MVGNLAQVLHAQVNKQYSATDLEAFMKIAANWQNSNHNLLEGVDLKTEMTQYMNSPSMNMYKKRERTQNWNHQEKKYLLDLCRKDMRIIENKRLDAGLTAVKNKAWKIIHQKFSNQFGTDRTCNRLKEQWRRMKACTRNEILDYNNRLARFGAEVADRKKPSPFTFEVWDFMQEAKKACKSEALDGIDYSKIPLALEEGFEYRDDYKFNADEHDMDDSSRTPPQELCDVDIKEEENNETFNETFNNHHLSQSDIHGSGERLSVSPNHSISRNGIHEAESPATVSAAAALDASGAFLPGGGADMSGFQANFNMNNISATLEALNALRSGQFPSAAAAAAAAIQQHQAQAMHHQHNNNNNEDDEDNLKPLAKRQRTNSGSVLGSEDQPANLTSALPPSSDCQALERSSSSSNGVAIAGTAASSSSANNNCELRMFMDMQSKEHMMRMKILEVQLQAAKHSRDLVEINKTLALQKLQELASKRLPS from the exons ATGGTGGGGAATTTGGCACAAGTTTTGCATGCTCAA GTCAACAAACAGTATTCGGCCACCGATCTGGAGGCTTTTATGAAGATCGCCGCCAACTGGCAGAATTCCAACCACAACTTGCTGGAGGGCGTCGACTTGAAGACGG AAATGACACAGTACATGAACAGTCCATCGATGAACATGTATAAGAAGAGGGAACGCACCCAGAACTGGAACCACCAGGAGAAGAAATACCTGCTCGATCTGTGCCGCAAGGATATGCGCATTATCGAGAACAAAAGATTGGATGCCGGTCTGACGGCTGTGAAGAACAAGGCCTGGAAGATTATCCACCAGAAGTTCTCCAATCAATTTGGCACCGATCGCACCTGCAATCGTCTCAAGGAACAGTGGCGACGCATGAAGG CTTGCACTCGCAATGAGATCCTGGACTACAACAATCGCTTGGCCAGATTCGGAGCCGAGGTGGCCGATCGCAAGAAGCCATCGCCGTTTACCTTCGAGGTGTGGGATTTCATGCAGGAGGCCAAGAAGGCTTGCAAATCGGAGGCCCTGGACGGCATCGACTACTCCAAGATTCCGCTCGCTTTGGAGGAAGGCTTTGAGTATCGCGACGACTACAAATTCAATGCCGACGAGCACGATATGGATGA caGCAGTCGCACTCCGCCGCAGGAGCTGTGCGATGTGGACatcaaggaggaggagaacaACGAGACCTTCAACGAGACCTTCAACAATCACCATCTCAGTCAGAGCGACATTCATGGCAGCGGCGAGCGTCTGAGTGTGTCGCCCAATCACAGCATCAGTCGCAACGGGATCCATGAGGCCGAGAGTCCTGCCACAGTTTCCGCAGCGGCTGCCTTGGATGCCAGCGGTGCCTTTCTGCCCGGCGGAGGAGCCGACATGTCCGGCTTCCAGGCCAACTTCAACATGAACAACATATCCGCCACGCTGGAGGCTCTGAATGCCCTGCGATCTGGCCAGTTTCccagtgcagcagcagcggccgcGGCTGCCATTCAGCAGCATCAGGCACAGGCCATGCATCACCagcacaataacaacaacaatgaggaCGACGAGGATAACTTAAAGCCACTGGCCAAGAGGCAGCGCACCAACAGCGGCAGTGTGCTGGGCAGCGAAGATCAGCCTGCAAACCTGACCTCTGCTCTACCACCTTCCTCGGATTGTCAGGCCCTGGAGCGttcgagcagcagcagcaatggaGTGGCCATCGCAGGAACAGCGGCCAGCTCCTCCAGTGCCAACAACAACTGCGAGCTGCGCATGTTCATGGATATGCAGAGCAAGGAGCACATGATGCGCATGAAGATCCTGGAGGTGCAGTTGCAGGCGGCCAAGCACAGTCGCGATCTGGTGGAGATCAACAAGACGCTGGCGCTGCAGAAGCTGCAGGAGCTGGCCAGCAAGCGACTGCCCAGTTAG
- the apt gene encoding uncharacterized protein apt isoform X3, which yields MTMALASGTVNKQYSATDLEAFMKIAANWQNSNHNLLEGVDLKTEMTQYMNSPSMNMYKKRERTQNWNHQEKKYLLDLCRKDMRIIENKRLDAGLTAVKNKAWKIIHQKFSNQFGTDRTCNRLKEQWRRMKACTRNEILDYNNRLARFGAEVADRKKPSPFTFEVWDFMQEAKKACKSEALDGIDYSKIPLALEEGFEYRDDYKFNADEHDMDDSSRTPPQELCDVDIKEEENNETFNETFNNHHLSQSDIHGSGERLSVSPNHSISRNGIHEAESPATVSAAAALDASGAFLPGGGADMSGFQANFNMNNISATLEALNALRSGQFPSAAAAAAAAIQQHQAQAMHHQHNNNNNEDDEDNLKPLAKRQRTNSGSVLGSEDQPANLTSALPPSSDCQALERSSSSSNGVAIAGTAASSSSANNNCELRMFMDMQSKEHMMRMKILEVQLQAAKHSRDLVEINKTLALQKLQELASKRLPS from the exons GTCAACAAACAGTATTCGGCCACCGATCTGGAGGCTTTTATGAAGATCGCCGCCAACTGGCAGAATTCCAACCACAACTTGCTGGAGGGCGTCGACTTGAAGACGG AAATGACACAGTACATGAACAGTCCATCGATGAACATGTATAAGAAGAGGGAACGCACCCAGAACTGGAACCACCAGGAGAAGAAATACCTGCTCGATCTGTGCCGCAAGGATATGCGCATTATCGAGAACAAAAGATTGGATGCCGGTCTGACGGCTGTGAAGAACAAGGCCTGGAAGATTATCCACCAGAAGTTCTCCAATCAATTTGGCACCGATCGCACCTGCAATCGTCTCAAGGAACAGTGGCGACGCATGAAGG CTTGCACTCGCAATGAGATCCTGGACTACAACAATCGCTTGGCCAGATTCGGAGCCGAGGTGGCCGATCGCAAGAAGCCATCGCCGTTTACCTTCGAGGTGTGGGATTTCATGCAGGAGGCCAAGAAGGCTTGCAAATCGGAGGCCCTGGACGGCATCGACTACTCCAAGATTCCGCTCGCTTTGGAGGAAGGCTTTGAGTATCGCGACGACTACAAATTCAATGCCGACGAGCACGATATGGATGA caGCAGTCGCACTCCGCCGCAGGAGCTGTGCGATGTGGACatcaaggaggaggagaacaACGAGACCTTCAACGAGACCTTCAACAATCACCATCTCAGTCAGAGCGACATTCATGGCAGCGGCGAGCGTCTGAGTGTGTCGCCCAATCACAGCATCAGTCGCAACGGGATCCATGAGGCCGAGAGTCCTGCCACAGTTTCCGCAGCGGCTGCCTTGGATGCCAGCGGTGCCTTTCTGCCCGGCGGAGGAGCCGACATGTCCGGCTTCCAGGCCAACTTCAACATGAACAACATATCCGCCACGCTGGAGGCTCTGAATGCCCTGCGATCTGGCCAGTTTCccagtgcagcagcagcggccgcGGCTGCCATTCAGCAGCATCAGGCACAGGCCATGCATCACCagcacaataacaacaacaatgaggaCGACGAGGATAACTTAAAGCCACTGGCCAAGAGGCAGCGCACCAACAGCGGCAGTGTGCTGGGCAGCGAAGATCAGCCTGCAAACCTGACCTCTGCTCTACCACCTTCCTCGGATTGTCAGGCCCTGGAGCGttcgagcagcagcagcaatggaGTGGCCATCGCAGGAACAGCGGCCAGCTCCTCCAGTGCCAACAACAACTGCGAGCTGCGCATGTTCATGGATATGCAGAGCAAGGAGCACATGATGCGCATGAAGATCCTGGAGGTGCAGTTGCAGGCGGCCAAGCACAGTCGCGATCTGGTGGAGATCAACAAGACGCTGGCGCTGCAGAAGCTGCAGGAGCTGGCCAGCAAGCGACTGCCCAGTTAG
- the apt gene encoding uncharacterized protein apt isoform X6 yields the protein MVNKQYSATDLEAFMKIAANWQNSNHNLLEGVDLKTEMTQYMNSPSMNMYKKRERTQNWNHQEKKYLLDLCRKDMRIIENKRLDAGLTAVKNKAWKIIHQKFSNQFGTDRTCNRLKEQWRRMKACTRNEILDYNNRLARFGAEVADRKKPSPFTFEVWDFMQEAKKACKSEALDGIDYSKIPLALEEGFEYRDDYKFNADEHDMDDSSRTPPQELCDVDIKEEENNETFNETFNNHHLSQSDIHGSGERLSVSPNHSISRNGIHEAESPATVSAAAALDASGAFLPGGGADMSGFQANFNMNNISATLEALNALRSGQFPSAAAAAAAAIQQHQAQAMHHQHNNNNNEDDEDNLKPLAKRQRTNSGSVLGSEDQPANLTSALPPSSDCQALERSSSSSNGVAIAGTAASSSSANNNCELRMFMDMQSKEHMMRMKILEVQLQAAKHSRDLVEINKTLALQKLQELASKRLPS from the exons GTCAACAAACAGTATTCGGCCACCGATCTGGAGGCTTTTATGAAGATCGCCGCCAACTGGCAGAATTCCAACCACAACTTGCTGGAGGGCGTCGACTTGAAGACGG AAATGACACAGTACATGAACAGTCCATCGATGAACATGTATAAGAAGAGGGAACGCACCCAGAACTGGAACCACCAGGAGAAGAAATACCTGCTCGATCTGTGCCGCAAGGATATGCGCATTATCGAGAACAAAAGATTGGATGCCGGTCTGACGGCTGTGAAGAACAAGGCCTGGAAGATTATCCACCAGAAGTTCTCCAATCAATTTGGCACCGATCGCACCTGCAATCGTCTCAAGGAACAGTGGCGACGCATGAAGG CTTGCACTCGCAATGAGATCCTGGACTACAACAATCGCTTGGCCAGATTCGGAGCCGAGGTGGCCGATCGCAAGAAGCCATCGCCGTTTACCTTCGAGGTGTGGGATTTCATGCAGGAGGCCAAGAAGGCTTGCAAATCGGAGGCCCTGGACGGCATCGACTACTCCAAGATTCCGCTCGCTTTGGAGGAAGGCTTTGAGTATCGCGACGACTACAAATTCAATGCCGACGAGCACGATATGGATGA caGCAGTCGCACTCCGCCGCAGGAGCTGTGCGATGTGGACatcaaggaggaggagaacaACGAGACCTTCAACGAGACCTTCAACAATCACCATCTCAGTCAGAGCGACATTCATGGCAGCGGCGAGCGTCTGAGTGTGTCGCCCAATCACAGCATCAGTCGCAACGGGATCCATGAGGCCGAGAGTCCTGCCACAGTTTCCGCAGCGGCTGCCTTGGATGCCAGCGGTGCCTTTCTGCCCGGCGGAGGAGCCGACATGTCCGGCTTCCAGGCCAACTTCAACATGAACAACATATCCGCCACGCTGGAGGCTCTGAATGCCCTGCGATCTGGCCAGTTTCccagtgcagcagcagcggccgcGGCTGCCATTCAGCAGCATCAGGCACAGGCCATGCATCACCagcacaataacaacaacaatgaggaCGACGAGGATAACTTAAAGCCACTGGCCAAGAGGCAGCGCACCAACAGCGGCAGTGTGCTGGGCAGCGAAGATCAGCCTGCAAACCTGACCTCTGCTCTACCACCTTCCTCGGATTGTCAGGCCCTGGAGCGttcgagcagcagcagcaatggaGTGGCCATCGCAGGAACAGCGGCCAGCTCCTCCAGTGCCAACAACAACTGCGAGCTGCGCATGTTCATGGATATGCAGAGCAAGGAGCACATGATGCGCATGAAGATCCTGGAGGTGCAGTTGCAGGCGGCCAAGCACAGTCGCGATCTGGTGGAGATCAACAAGACGCTGGCGCTGCAGAAGCTGCAGGAGCTGGCCAGCAAGCGACTGCCCAGTTAG
- the apt gene encoding uncharacterized protein apt isoform X2, with amino-acid sequence MKIAANWQNSNHNLLEGVDLKTEMTQYMNSPSMNMYKKRERTQNWNHQEKKYLLDLCRKDMRIIENKRLDAGLTAVKNKAWKIIHQKFSNQFGTDRTCNRLKEQWRRMKACTRNEILDYNNRLARFGAEVADRKKPSPFTFEVWDFMQEAKKACKSEALDGIDYSKIPLALEEGFEYRDDYKFNADEHDMDDSRTPPQELCDVDIKEEENNETFNETFNNHHLSQSDIHGSGERLSVSPNHSISRNGIHEAESPATVSAAAALDASGAFLPGGGADMSGFQANFNMNNISATLEALNALRSGQFPSAAAAAAAAIQQHQAQAMHHQHNNNNNEDDEDNLKPLAKRQRTNSGSVLGSEDQPANLTSALPPSSDCQALERSSSSSNGVAIAGTAASSSSANNNCELRMFMDMQSKEHMMRMKILEVQLQAAKHSRDLVEINKTLALQKLQELASKRLPS; translated from the exons ATGAAGATCGCCGCCAACTGGCAGAATTCCAACCACAACTTGCTGGAGGGCGTCGACTTGAAGACGG AAATGACACAGTACATGAACAGTCCATCGATGAACATGTATAAGAAGAGGGAACGCACCCAGAACTGGAACCACCAGGAGAAGAAATACCTGCTCGATCTGTGCCGCAAGGATATGCGCATTATCGAGAACAAAAGATTGGATGCCGGTCTGACGGCTGTGAAGAACAAGGCCTGGAAGATTATCCACCAGAAGTTCTCCAATCAATTTGGCACCGATCGCACCTGCAATCGTCTCAAGGAACAGTGGCGACGCATGAAGG CTTGCACTCGCAATGAGATCCTGGACTACAACAATCGCTTGGCCAGATTCGGAGCCGAGGTGGCCGATCGCAAGAAGCCATCGCCGTTTACCTTCGAGGTGTGGGATTTCATGCAGGAGGCCAAGAAGGCTTGCAAATCGGAGGCCCTGGACGGCATCGACTACTCCAAGATTCCGCTCGCTTTGGAGGAAGGCTTTGAGTATCGCGACGACTACAAATTCAATGCCGACGAGCACGATATGGATGA CAGTCGCACTCCGCCGCAGGAGCTGTGCGATGTGGACatcaaggaggaggagaacaACGAGACCTTCAACGAGACCTTCAACAATCACCATCTCAGTCAGAGCGACATTCATGGCAGCGGCGAGCGTCTGAGTGTGTCGCCCAATCACAGCATCAGTCGCAACGGGATCCATGAGGCCGAGAGTCCTGCCACAGTTTCCGCAGCGGCTGCCTTGGATGCCAGCGGTGCCTTTCTGCCCGGCGGAGGAGCCGACATGTCCGGCTTCCAGGCCAACTTCAACATGAACAACATATCCGCCACGCTGGAGGCTCTGAATGCCCTGCGATCTGGCCAGTTTCccagtgcagcagcagcggccgcGGCTGCCATTCAGCAGCATCAGGCACAGGCCATGCATCACCagcacaataacaacaacaatgaggaCGACGAGGATAACTTAAAGCCACTGGCCAAGAGGCAGCGCACCAACAGCGGCAGTGTGCTGGGCAGCGAAGATCAGCCTGCAAACCTGACCTCTGCTCTACCACCTTCCTCGGATTGTCAGGCCCTGGAGCGttcgagcagcagcagcaatggaGTGGCCATCGCAGGAACAGCGGCCAGCTCCTCCAGTGCCAACAACAACTGCGAGCTGCGCATGTTCATGGATATGCAGAGCAAGGAGCACATGATGCGCATGAAGATCCTGGAGGTGCAGTTGCAGGCGGCCAAGCACAGTCGCGATCTGGTGGAGATCAACAAGACGCTGGCGCTGCAGAAGCTGCAGGAGCTGGCCAGCAAGCGACTGCCCAGTTAG
- the LOC108058528 gene encoding uncharacterized protein, translating into MLKVLEKLFQLLRPRITQFAQSNKNISKHLYEKARAEENIHFLKLQREQLKTLRERILSQKKEVTTKIIKVDKQIQSLEKIKTEEN; encoded by the exons ATGCTTAAGGTTCTTGAAAAGTTATTTCAACTGTTGCGACCCAGGATAACACAATTTGCGCAGTCCAATAA GAATATATCCAAGCATTTATATGAGAAAGCTAGGGCAGAGGAGAATATTCATTTTCTAAAACTG CAAAGAGAGCAGCTTAAGACCCTGCGAGAAAGGATTCTCAGCCAGAAGAAGGAAGTCACGACGAAGATCATCAAAGTGGATAAACAGATACAATCGttggaaaaaatcaaaacagaaGAAAATTAG
- the LOC108058527 gene encoding uncharacterized protein, with product MFAMARLVTSTTCTRLLYAREAPFHISRPYKKLWNILPQNNWLFCRDLCDLKTKSICYKYPFRRRFSDKISEKGRGDELNYFLKLAREQFMKIKKNRMKEIASDIEKLEDDIKAIEKQTSRRSQKNRELILKEIEDLKAMLQRFKKSL from the exons ATGTTCGCTATGGCGCGACTTGTAACCTCAACAACATGCACCAGACTATTATATGCACGGGAAGCACCTTTTCATATCAGCCGTCCTTATAAAAAGTTGTGGAATATTTTACCCCAAAATAATTGGCTATTTTGTAGAGACCTATGTGACCTGAAGACTAAAAGTATCTGTTACAAATATCCTTTTAG GCGCCGATTCTCCGACAAAATATCAGAAAAAGGCAGAGGCGATGAACTAAACTATTTCCTTAAGCTT GCCAGGGAGCAATTTATGAAGATTAAAAAGAACAGGATGAAAGAAATTGCCAGTGACATCGAGAAATTGGAAGATGATATCAAAGCCATTGAAAAGCAAACCAGTCGCCGATCGCAAAAAAATAGAGAGCttattttaaaggaaataGAGGATCTAAAGGCCATGTTACAGAGATTCAAAAAGAGCTTATAA
- the IM18 gene encoding immune-induced peptide 18: MKLFALCCLLILGLLACLPTPGDASPSRDSGSRPGSGSRGGSPFHPPPPQQRPFIYDSPVRRQPPNTMYA; the protein is encoded by the coding sequence ATGAAGCTGTTTGCACTGTGCTGCCTGCTAATTCTGGGCCTTCTGGCATGCCTGCCCACTCCCGGTGATGCCTCTCCATCACGTGACAGTGGATCGCGACCGGGATCAGGATCAAGGGGTGGTAGTCCCTTCCATCCTCCACCCCCACAACAACGTCCATTTATCTACGACTCACCGGTTAGGAGGCAACCACCCAATACAATGTACGCTTAA
- the LOC108058485 gene encoding uncharacterized protein, translating into MNINPIIRSVLSHLRGQTIRSFLVVLPDRSRIEKQLKLEELITERGVLDMRSHELSIQQKRVEANLTDLTRCIRGMEFDLKVNSHLENKENKEPRGSTASHVAPPSDKKSPKVGDFSE; encoded by the exons ATGAATATTAATCCAATAATCCGTTCTGTATTGAGCCACCTCCGAGGGCAAACCATTAG gagCTTTCTGGTTGTCTTGCCCGATCGCAGTCGTATAGAAAAACAGCTTAAACTGGAGGAGCTGATAACG GAACGTGGAGTTTTGGATATGCGATCTCATGAGCTATCGATTCAGCAAAAGCGGGTTGAGGCAAATCTAACCGATCTGACTCGCTGCATTAGGGGCATGGAGTTCGATTTGAAGGTGAATTCCCATCTGGAGAACAAGGAAAACAAAGAACCACGTGGAAGCACTGCGTCGCATGTTGCCCCGCCAAGCGATAAGAAATCACCGAAAGTCGGTGATTTCAGCGAATAG
- the LOC108058486 gene encoding uncharacterized protein, whose protein sequence is MFRRAYKILPFFKARNVFPISRSIKGRLFSDLFDKGGRGSGGIEPYHVKLLQVNKGKEAQILQLTAQIESLEMQIKALEKTESAEAQAAKGELMLVLKELKGALRKLRMNK, encoded by the exons ATGTTCCGGAGGGCCTATAagattttacctttttttaaggCAAGAAATGTCTTCCCTATAAGCCGCTCAAT TAAAGGTCGGCTATTCAGTGATCTGTTCGATAAAGGTGGCAGAGGAAGTGGCGGTATCGAACCTTACCATGTT AAATTGTTACAAGTGAATAAGGGCAAAGAGGCTCAGATCCTGCAATTAACCGCACAAATCGAGTCCcttgaaatgcaaataaagGCGCTTGAAAAAACAGAGTCAGCGGAGGCTCAGGCTGCCAAGGGAGAACTTATGCTGGTCCTTAAAGAGCTTAAAGGTGCCCTCCGGAAACTaagaatgaataaataa
- the Eglp1 gene encoding LOW QUALITY PROTEIN: aquaporin-2 (The sequence of the model RefSeq protein was modified relative to this genomic sequence to represent the inferred CDS: inserted 1 base in 1 codon) has translation MFWDFYTFIRGFSEFCATALLMVFGCMGDSMNQGGEIKALVASIHYGLAVMMVMHVFGFVXHANPCISISCYLMGHIASEMMMMYVVCQLAGGFAGYFLLVQLLPKNVVDNSKPAVCLVEPMASLSNAQIVTIECLLTAIFVLGWCALWDVRNGRFLDSVTIRMGLLVIGCSFAGRQLTGASMNPARTLVPAIFQGNPDSVLMQLTGQILAAIMVPFIWKNAYTPRYRPLEIPICTRYPS, from the exons ATGTTTTGGGACTTCTATACCTTTATACGCGGTTTTAGTGAGTTTTGTGCCACCGCTCTACTGATGGTTTTTGGTTGCATGGGAGATTCGATGAACCAAGGCGGCGAGATAAAAGCATTGGTGGCCag CATTCACTATGGCCTGGCTGTGATGATGGTGATGCACGTGTTTGGTTTCG TCCATGCAAATCCCTGCATTTCGATCTCGTGCTATTTAATGGGCCACATAGCCTCtgaaatgatgatgatgtatGTGGTCTGTCAGTTGGCCGGTGGATTTGCTGGATACTTCCTTCTCGTGCAATTGCTGCCCAAGAATGTGGTGGATAATAGCAAGCCAGCCGTTTGTCTGGTGGAACCTATGGCCAGTCTGTCCAACGCTCAGATTGTTACCATCGAATGTCTTTTGACCGCAATCTTTGTGCTCGGCTGGTGCGCCTTGTGGGATGTGCGAAACGGACGATTCCTGGACTCGGTCACCATTCGAATGGGTCTGCTGGTGATCGGCTGCAGTTTTGCTGGG CGCCAATTAACTGGAGCTTCTATGAACCCGGCTAGGACCCTTGTACCGGCCATATTCCAAGGCAACCCGGACTCGGTTCTAATGCAGCTGACTGGCCAGATCTTGGCCGCCATCATGGTTCCGTTTATCTGGAAGAACGCGTATACGCCACGTTATAGACCCTTGGAAATACCCATTTGCACCCGGTATCCAAGCTAG
- the Eglp2 gene encoding aquaporin isoform X2, translated as MAKTTSRSTCWLLQRRQLDNISIVLAEMIATAMLMFLGCMGCVQNSVFTNSNFQSAVNFGFVVLICIQCFGCVCGAHLNPAVTLATYVYNMISLPMALAYFVAQMVGAFIGYGLLKAVLPENAIYSSDTPNGVCLTSLNSTLTSWQGVAIEFLITCVLISICCGVWDPRNATKQDSVPVRFGLAIACLSLTAGQLTGASMNPARSFAPAIWNGAWEHHWIYWVGPMAGALVTSVIYKYAFRREVEDLEEVDETTMSTKRTSEAELA; from the exons atggcTAAAACCACAAG CCGATCAACATGCTGGCTGCTGCAGCGCCGTCAGCTGGACAATATCTCCATAGTTCTTGCCGAAATGATAGCCACCGCCATGTTGATGTTCCTCGGTTGCATGGGCTGCGTCCAGAACTCCGTTTTCACCAACTCGAACTTCCAGAGCGCCGTAAACTTTGGATTCGTGGTGCTGATCTGCATCCAGTGCTTCGGCTGTGTGTGTGGAGCCCACTTGAATCCCGCCGTCACCCTGGCCACCTACGTTTACAACATGATCTCGCTGCCCATGGCGCTAGCCTACTTTGTGGCCCAGATGGTGGGTGCCTTCATAGGCTACGGACTGCTGAAGGCTGTGCTCCCGGAGAATGCCATCTACAGCTCGGACACGCCCAATGGAGTTTGCCTCACTTCTCTGAATAGCACCTTGACGAGTTGGCAGGGTGTGGCCATCGAGTTCCTCATCACCTGCGTCCTCATCTCCATTTGCTGCGGCGTTTGGGATCCACGAAATGCCACGAAACAGGACTCGGTTCCCGTGCGTTTCGGCCTGGCCATCGCCTGCCTTTCACTCACAGCG GGCCAACTGACAGGCGCCAGCATGAACCCAGCCCGATCTTTTGCTCCTGCCATTTGGAATGGAGCTTGGGAACACCACTGGATCTACTGGGTGGGTCCCATGGCCGGGGCCCTAGTCACCTCGGTGATCTACAAGTACGCCTTCCGGCGGGAGGTAGAGGATTTGGAGGAGGTCGACGAGACCACAATGTCAACGAAACGAACCTCGGAGGCGGAACTCGCCTAG